The Cinclus cinclus chromosome 3, bCinCin1.1, whole genome shotgun sequence genome has a window encoding:
- the APMAP gene encoding adipocyte plasma membrane-associated protein encodes MNEAEGLRQRRPLRPQVITEDSPAQEAKEGSTYSSKVFRVTFLTLAVSVAVPVLGVTLLLDCPIDPQPISLKEPPLLTGVLEPNTKLRKAERLWENQLVGPESIVNIGDVLFTGTADGKIIKIEDGEIQTIARFGHGPCGGREDEPTCGRPLGMRVGPNNTLFVADAYYGLFEVDPDTGETKMLVSTKTLIEGQKLSFVNDLTVTRDGRKIYFTDSSSKWQRQDYLFLVMEGTDDGRLLEYDVMTKEVKVLMVGLRFPNGVQLSPAEDFVLVQETTMARIRRYYVSGLMKGGADMFVENMPGLPDNIRLSSSGGYWVAMAAVRPNPGFSMLDFLSEKTWIKRMIFKLLSQETVTKFVPKYSLVVELSETGSYKRSFHDPNGVAVAYISEAHEHNGHLYLGSFRSPYIGRLDLQHV; translated from the exons ATGAATGAGGCTGAGGGGCTGCGGCAGCGGCGGCCGCTCCGCCCGCAGGTCATCACCGAGGACAGCCCGGCGCAGGAGGCCAAGGAGGGCAG TACTTACAGCAGCAAGGTGTTCCGTGTTACCTTCCTGACTTTGGCTGTGTctgtggctgtgccagtgcttggaGTAACTCTTCTCCTGGATTGTCCTATTGACCCTCAGCCCATAAG TTTGAAGGAGCCTCCCCTCCTGACGGGTGTTTTAGAGCCCAACACCAAGTTACGAAAAGCTGAACGGCTGTGGGAAAACCAGCTGGTTGGACCAGAGTCCATTGTCAATATTGGGG ATGTTCTGTTTACTGGGACAGCTGATGGGAAGATTATCAAAATTGAAGATGGGGAAATACAAACAATAGCCAGATTTGGCCATGGTCCTTGTG GAGGCCGTGAAGATGAGCCAACGTGTGGAAGACCACTTGGCATGCGAGTTGGGCCAAATAACACCCTGTTTGTGGCAGATGCTTATTACGGACTCTTTGAAGTTGATCCTGATACAG GTGAAACCAAGATGCTTGTGTCAACCAAAACACTCATAGAAGGCCAGAAGTTGTCATTTGTAAACGATCTTACAGTGACCAGGGATGGGAGGAAAATCTATTTCACTGACTCCAGCAGTAAATGGCAAAGACAAGACTACTTGTTCCTGGTTATGGAAGGCACGGATGATGGGCG CCTCCTTGAATATGACGTAATGACAAAAGAAGTGAAAGTCTTAATGGTGGGGCTGAGGTTTCCCAATGGTGTGCAGCTCTCTCCTGCAGAAGACTTTGTCCTGGTGCAGGAGACAACGATGGCTAGAATCAGAAG GTATTATGTATCTGGGCTGATGAAAGGTGGAGCAGATATGTTTGTTGAGAATATGCCTGGTCTTCCAGACAATATCAGGTTAAGCAGCTCTGGAGGATATTGGGTAGCTATGGCAGCTGTGCGACCCAATCCTGGATTTTCTATGTTGGACTTCTTATCTGAAAAAACATGGATTAAAAGGATGATATTTaag ttgCTGAGTCAGGAAACTGTGACGAAGTTTGTACCTAAATACAGCCTTGTTGTTGAACTCAGTGAGACAGGATCCTACAAAAGAAGCTTCCATGATCCCAACGGAGTGGCAGTAGCTTATATCAGTGAGGCACATGAACACAATGGACACCTTTACCTGGGATCCTTCCGCTCTCCTTATATTGGCAGACTTGATCTCCAGCATGTTTAA